The proteins below are encoded in one region of Desulfonatronum thioautotrophicum:
- a CDS encoding NAD+ synthase → MRIALLQNNFTVGDLDGNARKISDAVHRAAEHAADLCVCSELSLLGYPPRDLILNKGFIDSSWHVLRSLGRELADAPPVLVGLAEVNATCQGRPLWNSAALLHQGDVRGVFHKTLLPTYDVFDEDRYFEPFDAPGWFELLGHRIGVTICEDIWNDKDFWTSRRYRADPVDLLAQQDVHCIVNLSASPFHLEKHAFRRRMLSEMALKHRLPLIYVNQVGGNDDLIFDGRSCAFDPDGGQIAAAAAFAEDLVVVDIGSWTGAKPSVEINQGTRSVQDNRMERHGPRNVEPECPSLAPLPVQTARFHGYHPESREEETWSALVLGVRDYLGKIGFSQALLGLSGGIDSALTAAIAAEALGAKNVLAVLLPSPYTSQASIDDALELAANLGIAHRILPIDSLMQGFAQSLAPAFNGYASDVTEENIQARIRGNLLMALSNKYRSMLLATGNKSELAVGYCTMYGDMAGGLAVIADVPKTLVYATSRWLNACRGPVIPERILTRPPTAELRPNQTDQDSLPEYDILDAILERVVQLHRSSEEIIKEGFSPEAVHRVVELIKNAEFKRRQAAPGLKITDVAFGSGWRMPIAARWPI, encoded by the coding sequence ATGCGCATTGCCCTGTTGCAAAACAACTTCACCGTCGGTGACCTTGATGGAAATGCCCGCAAGATATCCGATGCGGTCCACAGGGCGGCGGAGCATGCCGCTGACCTCTGTGTCTGTTCAGAATTGTCCCTTTTGGGCTATCCACCCCGGGACCTGATCCTGAACAAGGGGTTCATTGATTCCAGCTGGCATGTTCTGCGCTCTCTGGGTCGGGAACTGGCCGATGCCCCACCGGTCCTGGTCGGATTGGCCGAGGTGAACGCCACCTGCCAGGGCCGTCCGCTCTGGAACAGTGCGGCTCTGCTGCATCAGGGTGACGTCCGGGGGGTCTTCCACAAAACCCTGCTGCCCACCTACGACGTTTTTGATGAAGACCGTTATTTTGAGCCCTTTGACGCGCCGGGATGGTTTGAACTCTTGGGGCATCGGATCGGTGTGACCATTTGCGAGGATATCTGGAACGACAAGGACTTCTGGACCTCCAGGCGCTATCGGGCCGATCCGGTGGATCTCCTAGCGCAACAGGATGTACACTGCATTGTCAATCTTTCCGCCTCCCCCTTCCATCTGGAGAAACATGCCTTCCGCCGGCGCATGCTCTCGGAGATGGCTCTCAAACACCGATTGCCGCTAATCTATGTGAATCAGGTAGGTGGCAACGATGATTTGATTTTCGACGGCCGCAGTTGCGCTTTCGACCCGGATGGCGGCCAGATCGCCGCGGCGGCGGCCTTTGCCGAGGACCTTGTTGTCGTGGATATCGGCTCCTGGACCGGTGCGAAACCATCAGTTGAAATCAACCAAGGCACCAGGAGCGTCCAGGACAACCGGATGGAGCGGCATGGCCCGCGCAATGTGGAACCCGAGTGCCCTTCTCTGGCGCCGCTTCCGGTGCAAACGGCCCGCTTCCACGGTTACCATCCCGAGTCACGAGAAGAGGAAACCTGGAGCGCCCTGGTTTTGGGCGTACGGGATTACCTGGGCAAAATTGGTTTCAGCCAAGCCTTGCTGGGGCTGTCCGGAGGGATTGATTCGGCCCTGACCGCGGCCATTGCCGCCGAGGCGTTGGGCGCAAAGAACGTTCTGGCCGTGTTGCTGCCCTCGCCGTACACCAGCCAGGCCAGCATTGACGACGCCCTGGAACTGGCTGCTAATCTGGGTATCGCCCACCGCATCCTGCCCATTGACTCCCTGATGCAGGGCTTTGCGCAAAGCCTGGCTCCAGCATTCAACGGGTACGCATCGGACGTGACCGAAGAGAATATTCAGGCCAGAATTCGGGGCAACCTGCTCATGGCCCTGTCCAACAAGTACCGATCCATGCTGCTGGCCACGGGCAACAAGTCGGAGTTGGCCGTAGGCTACTGTACCATGTACGGGGATATGGCCGGAGGACTGGCGGTCATCGCCGATGTGCCCAAGACCCTGGTCTACGCCACATCCCGATGGCTGAACGCCTGTCGCGGCCCGGTCATCCCGGAGCGCATACTGACCCGACCGCCCACCGCGGAACTGCGCCCGAACCAGACCGACCAGGACAGCCTGCCGGAATATGACATTCTGGATGCGATCCTGGAGCGCGTCGTGCAACTGCACCGCTCCAGCGAGGAAATCATCAAGGAAGGCTTCAGCCCGGAAGCAGTCCATCGGGTGGTCGAACTGATCAAGAATGCCGAATTCAAGCGCCGTCAGGCAGCTCCGGGACTGAAAATAACCGACGTAGCCTTTGGCTCGGGCTGGCGGATGCCCATTGCGGCTCGCTGGCCGATTTAA
- a CDS encoding HD family phosphohydrolase, producing MPMTDTHAKTPAKKANTKTSSPLSSKVGPSPESRFGSLLVFMGCMVLVAALSGLSIEPGGRIFVEGEIAAQDVTAPRDMLIEDQESTRARREMVSQSQPPIFDLAQMPFAQMARRIVSLLDIIASATPETTPQIQTLVAEELNIRIPTGIWSEWSRQSFHNLLMVQILPWLEEAYERGVLADRRFASDITSGMIVRDLSTENEQLHLSPADFPDLDGLMRTLDLHLRTSLNLPVNVRRAVEELLTPLLRPNLTPNQEATQARMASAVQSVDPVFYQIKKGEMIVRKGERVTAEQQQKMQAVFAGRDGGYDWDRFSGVLLLSLIFSLAIFQVTGKRRQRLTTRDALLLASVMFTVAAMAKLVAMYRFPLSRELLTMTPDIFVYSLPVAGAAGVLALFFPLLVCIFSGALMAFLCTQMLQAGFDLFLFYLIGAVGCALLLRGAQTRTDILRSSLPLLGLFLGTWAALNLLDFQGFSWFMAGSLFSATGAILSILLLLAFSPVVEYLFGYTSRFKLLEMMSLDQPLLQSLMVNAPGTYHHCLIVANMAEAGAKAIGANPLLAKVAALYHDIGKIKNPHYFIENQFGCENRHDKLAPSMSALILISHVKKGVELATEHKLGSEITDLIQQHHGSRLIVYFYQKAQKICEGKGLECVREDDFRYPGPKPQSKEAGIILLADAIEASSRTLVDPTPSRVRNHIQNLVRAVFNEGQLDDSDLSLKDLSILSETFQRILTGIFHQRIDYPKVGAHAASPPPRPEAARGIPHRFAPAR from the coding sequence ATGCCTATGACCGATACCCACGCCAAGACTCCCGCCAAAAAGGCTAACACCAAGACGTCGTCTCCCTTGTCCTCCAAGGTCGGTCCGTCGCCGGAGAGCCGATTTGGCAGTCTGTTGGTGTTCATGGGCTGCATGGTTCTGGTCGCCGCCCTGTCCGGCCTGAGTATCGAGCCGGGTGGGCGCATCTTCGTGGAGGGAGAAATCGCGGCCCAGGACGTTACCGCGCCCCGGGATATGTTGATCGAAGATCAGGAATCAACGCGGGCCCGCCGGGAGATGGTAAGCCAAAGCCAGCCCCCGATTTTTGACCTGGCCCAGATGCCCTTTGCCCAAATGGCCCGCAGAATCGTCAGCTTGTTGGACATTATCGCTTCGGCCACTCCGGAAACCACGCCCCAGATCCAAACCCTGGTTGCCGAGGAACTGAACATCCGCATACCCACCGGAATCTGGAGCGAATGGAGCCGGCAATCCTTTCACAACCTGCTGATGGTGCAGATTCTGCCCTGGCTGGAGGAGGCCTATGAGCGAGGTGTGCTGGCTGATCGCCGTTTTGCCTCGGACATCACCTCCGGGATGATCGTTCGCGACCTGTCCACGGAAAATGAACAGCTCCATCTCAGTCCGGCGGATTTTCCGGACCTGGACGGATTGATGCGCACCTTGGACCTGCACCTGCGCACCAGCTTGAACCTTCCGGTTAATGTCCGTCGTGCCGTGGAAGAATTATTGACTCCCCTGTTGCGCCCGAACTTGACGCCGAACCAGGAAGCAACCCAAGCCCGGATGGCCAGTGCGGTCCAATCCGTGGACCCGGTCTTCTATCAGATCAAAAAGGGCGAGATGATCGTCCGCAAGGGTGAACGCGTCACCGCTGAACAACAGCAAAAGATGCAGGCTGTCTTTGCCGGGCGTGACGGAGGCTACGACTGGGATCGCTTCAGCGGCGTGCTGCTGCTTTCCCTGATCTTCAGTTTGGCGATTTTCCAGGTCACTGGCAAAAGGCGGCAACGCCTGACCACCAGGGATGCCCTGCTGCTGGCTTCGGTGATGTTCACCGTCGCGGCCATGGCCAAATTGGTGGCCATGTACCGATTTCCCCTGAGTCGCGAACTGCTGACCATGACTCCGGACATTTTCGTCTATAGCCTGCCGGTTGCTGGAGCAGCCGGAGTGCTTGCCCTGTTTTTCCCATTGCTGGTCTGTATTTTTTCCGGCGCGTTGATGGCCTTCCTCTGCACCCAGATGCTCCAGGCCGGTTTTGACCTGTTCCTGTTCTATCTCATCGGCGCGGTGGGCTGCGCGCTGCTGCTGCGCGGCGCCCAGACCAGAACGGACATTCTCCGCAGCAGCTTGCCCTTGCTGGGTCTTTTCCTGGGCACATGGGCCGCCCTGAATCTTCTTGATTTTCAAGGATTTTCATGGTTCATGGCCGGATCTCTGTTCAGTGCGACCGGAGCGATACTGTCCATTTTGCTGCTTTTGGCCTTCAGTCCGGTAGTGGAATACCTTTTCGGCTACACCTCACGATTCAAGTTGCTGGAAATGATGAGCCTGGACCAACCCCTGCTCCAATCCCTGATGGTCAACGCTCCGGGAACCTACCACCACTGCTTGATTGTGGCCAACATGGCCGAGGCCGGAGCCAAGGCCATTGGGGCGAACCCGCTCCTGGCCAAGGTCGCAGCCTTGTATCATGACATTGGCAAGATCAAGAATCCACACTACTTTATCGAAAATCAATTCGGGTGCGAAAATCGGCATGACAAATTGGCTCCGTCCATGAGCGCCCTGATCCTGATTTCCCATGTCAAGAAAGGTGTGGAATTGGCCACGGAGCACAAGCTGGGCTCGGAAATCACGGATCTGATTCAGCAGCACCATGGCTCCCGGCTGATTGTCTATTTTTATCAAAAAGCCCAGAAAATTTGTGAAGGAAAAGGTCTGGAATGCGTTCGGGAGGACGATTTCCGCTACCCGGGACCAAAACCGCAATCCAAGGAAGCCGGGATCATCCTCCTGGCTGATGCCATCGAGGCTTCCAGCCGGACCCTGGTTGATCCGACGCCCAGTCGGGTACGTAACCATATCCAGAATCTGGTGCGCGCGGTCTTCAATGAAGGCCAACTGGATGATTCAGACCTCAGCCTGAAGGATCTGAGCATCCTCAGCGAAACCTTCCAGCGCATCCTGACCGGCATTTTTCATCAACGCATCGATTATCCCAAAGTTGGAGCCCATGCTGCGTCCCCGCCGCCCAGGCCCGAAGCCGCGAGGGGAATCCCCCACCGGTTTGCCCCAGCCCGCTGA
- a CDS encoding PP2C family protein-serine/threonine phosphatase, whose translation MDSALHDTPLILIIDDDQTNRLILDRILRASGFGTIQADNGTAGREKARQFAPDLILLDIMMPGESGFETLQQLKAEPMTSTTPVIFLSALDDLGSKVKGFELGAVDFVTKPFEPLEVLARVRTNIKVVQAYRIVIAEQAARLRQIGEAQQAMLTKPEDLPEARFAVSYEPILEAGGDYYDVFPVSGGFGYVVADISGHDLKTSFITSGIKTLLRQNTGPLFTPLETLATINKVLHTVLPVGTFLTATYAVINSGRNLLTILSAGHPPAIFLGANGEVEILRTEGDILGPFADIFLNQISRPVVAGDRIFLYTDGLLDAHQGKSGISSTAIRELILACEACHSQPLAACPDQIQRRLATGAEAKDDAVLMVVEV comes from the coding sequence ATGGATTCCGCACTCCACGACACTCCACTAATTCTGATCATTGACGATGATCAGACCAATCGCCTCATCCTTGACCGTATTCTCCGAGCCTCCGGCTTTGGGACAATCCAGGCCGACAATGGAACTGCGGGCCGGGAAAAGGCCAGGCAGTTCGCTCCGGACCTGATCCTCCTGGACATCATGATGCCCGGAGAAAGTGGCTTTGAAACGCTGCAGCAGCTCAAAGCGGAGCCAATGACGTCCACCACTCCGGTCATCTTTCTCTCCGCATTGGACGATCTGGGGTCCAAGGTCAAAGGATTTGAACTGGGTGCCGTGGATTTTGTGACCAAACCCTTCGAGCCTTTGGAAGTTCTGGCCAGGGTGCGGACCAACATCAAGGTTGTACAGGCATATCGCATTGTTATTGCCGAACAGGCTGCACGACTCCGCCAGATCGGTGAAGCGCAGCAGGCTATGCTCACCAAGCCGGAGGACCTCCCCGAGGCCCGATTCGCCGTCAGCTACGAGCCCATTCTGGAAGCCGGAGGCGATTATTATGACGTCTTCCCGGTCAGCGGGGGGTTTGGCTACGTTGTCGCGGACATCAGTGGACATGACCTGAAAACCTCGTTCATCACCTCGGGGATCAAGACATTGTTGCGCCAGAACACGGGTCCGCTCTTTACTCCCTTGGAAACCTTGGCCACCATCAACAAGGTCCTGCACACCGTCCTCCCTGTGGGAACCTTCCTGACGGCAACCTATGCCGTCATCAATTCTGGACGCAATCTGCTGACGATACTCTCGGCCGGACACCCTCCGGCGATCTTCCTTGGAGCGAACGGGGAAGTGGAAATACTCCGCACCGAAGGTGACATTCTGGGGCCCTTTGCCGATATTTTCCTGAACCAGATTTCCAGGCCGGTCGTGGCGGGTGATCGAATTTTTCTCTACACCGACGGCTTGCTGGACGCGCATCAAGGGAAATCAGGAATATCCAGCACCGCCATCCGGGAATTGATCCTTGCATGCGAGGCATGTCACTCCCAGCCATTGGCAGCATGTCCGGATCAAATCCAAAGACGGTTGGCTACCGGTGCCGAGGCCAAAGACGACGCAGTGCTGATGGTTGTGGAGGTCTGA
- a CDS encoding amidohydrolase — MSILIKNVLHEGSLVDVAIQGEEIAQIEPDLSFVTAETVIDGTDKAIVPSLINAHTHASMTLLRGYADDMELHDWLQNHIWPMEHKLTREDVYWGAKLACLEMIKTGTTFFCDMYWHMGSTIRAVEDMGLRAMLSSVFIDFGDPKKIAHFKARTKEFFAQTNTSSPRVQFALGPHAIYTVSRESLIWLAEFAREHNLLIHIHLSETKREVEDCVTAHGTTPVRYLRDIGLLGPNILAAHAIWLDDEEMDLLAEYDVKVAHLPISNTKLCSGSFPYRRLHARGVCIGLGTDGCSSNNNLDMFEEMKFATLKRKAMTNDPTAMPASEVWQCATSNGARIFGLNAGRIAPGMLADCLLLDLNHPQLVPNHNLISNVVYAANGDCVDTTICAGKILMRDRHVPGERDIVQEVKARVDALLHR, encoded by the coding sequence ATGAGCATTTTGATCAAGAACGTATTACATGAAGGTTCCCTTGTGGACGTTGCCATCCAGGGCGAGGAAATTGCCCAGATAGAACCGGACCTATCCTTCGTGACTGCGGAAACGGTCATTGACGGCACGGACAAAGCCATCGTGCCCTCGCTGATCAACGCCCACACCCATGCGTCCATGACCCTGCTGCGTGGCTACGCCGACGACATGGAACTGCATGATTGGCTGCAAAACCACATCTGGCCCATGGAGCACAAGCTGACCAGGGAGGATGTCTACTGGGGGGCAAAGCTGGCCTGTCTGGAAATGATCAAGACCGGAACCACGTTTTTTTGCGACATGTACTGGCACATGGGCAGCACGATCCGGGCCGTGGAGGACATGGGCCTGCGGGCCATGCTCTCTTCGGTGTTCATTGATTTCGGCGATCCCAAAAAAATAGCCCACTTCAAGGCCCGGACCAAGGAGTTTTTCGCCCAAACAAATACCTCCTCGCCACGCGTGCAATTCGCCCTTGGACCGCATGCCATCTATACGGTGTCCAGGGAATCGCTGATCTGGCTGGCTGAATTCGCCAGGGAACATAATCTGCTCATTCATATTCATCTTTCCGAAACCAAACGGGAGGTGGAGGACTGCGTGACAGCCCATGGCACGACCCCGGTCCGCTATCTCAGGGACATCGGCCTTCTCGGCCCAAACATCCTCGCGGCCCACGCCATCTGGCTGGATGATGAGGAAATGGATCTCCTGGCCGAATATGACGTCAAGGTCGCCCATCTTCCCATATCCAACACCAAGCTGTGCTCCGGATCCTTCCCCTATCGCCGCCTGCACGCTCGCGGTGTGTGCATCGGCCTGGGAACGGACGGCTGTTCCTCCAACAACAACCTGGACATGTTTGAAGAGATGAAGTTCGCCACCCTGAAACGCAAGGCCATGACCAACGATCCCACAGCCATGCCCGCATCCGAGGTCTGGCAGTGCGCTACAAGCAACGGTGCCCGGATTTTTGGCCTGAACGCCGGACGCATTGCACCGGGAATGCTTGCCGACTGTCTCCTGCTGGATCTCAACCACCCTCAGCTCGTTCCGAACCACAATCTCATTTCCAATGTGGTCTACGCCGCCAACGGCGACTGCGTGGACACCACCATCTGTGCCGGTAAAATCCTGATGCGCGACCGCCATGTGCCCGGAGAACGTGACATCGTCCAGGAGGTCAAGGCCCGTGTCGATGCTCTGCTCCACCGATAG
- a CDS encoding AAA family ATPase has protein sequence MHPELQNVLTGISGHLLGKDREIKLALACLLAKGHLLIEDIPGVGKTTLAETMARVLGLKMQRIQFTSDLLPADILGISVYDRTNELFHFHPGPIFAQVILADEINRATPKTQSALLEAMEEGQVTMDGQTRALSVPFFVIATQNPLHQIGTYPLPESQLDRFLMRISLGYPDAATERDLLRIGDTRENLREAPVALQPERLQDLQGEAKNVHVSDALLDYVQALLLTSRRSTAFQTGLSPRAGRALLHAAQAWAFLEGLPMVLPEHVQAVLPAVVNHRLQSAFLPESGSLGLDGPSAETGTDPATILLRTPLPHP, from the coding sequence ATGCATCCCGAACTTCAGAATGTCTTGACCGGTATCAGCGGCCACCTGTTGGGCAAGGACCGGGAAATTAAGCTGGCCTTGGCCTGCCTCCTGGCTAAGGGCCACCTGCTGATCGAGGATATTCCCGGCGTGGGCAAGACCACCCTGGCCGAGACCATGGCCCGGGTTCTCGGTTTGAAGATGCAGCGTATCCAGTTCACCAGCGACCTCCTTCCTGCGGACATCCTGGGCATCTCCGTCTACGACCGCACGAATGAACTGTTCCATTTCCACCCCGGTCCCATCTTTGCCCAGGTCATCCTGGCCGACGAGATCAACAGGGCCACTCCCAAAACCCAGAGCGCCTTGCTGGAGGCCATGGAAGAGGGACAAGTGACCATGGACGGCCAAACCCGAGCCTTGTCAGTACCATTTTTCGTCATTGCCACCCAGAATCCACTGCATCAGATCGGTACATACCCGTTGCCCGAGTCCCAGTTGGACCGTTTTCTGATGCGCATTAGCCTGGGATACCCGGACGCGGCCACGGAACGAGATCTCCTGCGCATCGGGGACACCCGTGAAAATTTGCGTGAAGCACCGGTCGCTCTCCAGCCGGAACGCTTGCAGGATCTGCAAGGTGAAGCCAAAAACGTACATGTCTCCGACGCCCTGCTGGATTATGTTCAGGCCCTGCTCCTGACGTCTCGCCGATCAACGGCATTCCAGACCGGCTTGTCTCCGCGAGCCGGCCGCGCACTTCTTCATGCAGCCCAAGCCTGGGCTTTTCTGGAAGGACTGCCCATGGTTCTGCCGGAGCATGTCCAGGCTGTCCTCCCGGCCGTGGTCAACCACCGCCTGCAATCCGCGTTTCTGCCGGAGTCCGGCTCCCTCGGCCTGGACGGTCCATCCGCCGAGACCGGTACGGATCCGGCCACTATTCTTTTGCGCACCCCCCTGCCCCACCCTTGA
- the murJ gene encoding murein biosynthesis integral membrane protein MurJ, with amino-acid sequence MTEHAPSSAPTVTGKIARNASVVAAGTVASRILGFVRDMTIAFALGAGIWADAFFVAFRLPNLLRRLFAEGSLTMAFIPVFSRTRREKGDQEAFILARSTLIWLLLILFVICVAAMIWAETLTLLIAPGFARDPEVLAGTVALVRICFPYILFISAVALCMGVLNSMGHFWAPAVAPCVLNLGLIIAGVLAMVMGWNVALTLAWGVCLSGVGQWLLQQPYLRRFGLSWRGPVDLMHAGVKRIGALMLPTVFGAAVYQINILIGTLLASLLAAGSISYLYYADRLVQLPLGVFGVALSTAALPSLSQLAAGRDMEGFRQTLSTTLSMTLFVCLPSAAGLAGMSLPIVDAVFGRGAFGDEAVQATAWALVGYSAGLPAFACVRPLVSAFYAMEDTRSPVLVAAVSLLINVALSLVLMRVLSHVGLALAAAVSSWANVLLLGMILRRRIGPWLTAGPQLNRMIVLSTALGGAALAVSSLGKPAILLIPILAGLYGVLALKWNITEARMTWNLIKSLCRKYQQRSSNPK; translated from the coding sequence GTGACCGAGCACGCCCCTTCATCCGCCCCCACCGTTACGGGAAAAATCGCCCGGAACGCCTCGGTGGTTGCCGCCGGCACCGTCGCCAGCCGGATTCTGGGCTTTGTGCGGGATATGACCATTGCCTTTGCCCTTGGCGCGGGCATCTGGGCCGACGCTTTTTTCGTGGCCTTCCGGCTACCCAACTTGCTGCGCAGGCTGTTCGCCGAAGGCTCGCTGACCATGGCCTTCATCCCTGTCTTTTCCCGAACCAGACGGGAAAAAGGCGACCAGGAGGCCTTTATCCTAGCCCGCTCCACCCTGATTTGGCTGCTCCTGATCCTTTTCGTCATTTGCGTCGCGGCCATGATCTGGGCCGAGACGTTAACCCTGCTCATTGCCCCGGGCTTTGCCCGGGATCCCGAGGTGCTGGCCGGGACCGTGGCCCTTGTCCGCATTTGTTTCCCGTATATCCTGTTTATCTCGGCTGTTGCGCTGTGCATGGGCGTCCTCAATTCCATGGGCCATTTCTGGGCTCCGGCAGTGGCGCCGTGCGTCCTGAACCTGGGGCTGATTATCGCCGGCGTGCTGGCCATGGTCATGGGCTGGAACGTGGCCTTGACCCTGGCCTGGGGCGTCTGCCTCTCCGGTGTGGGTCAATGGCTCCTCCAGCAACCGTACCTGCGCCGCTTTGGCTTGTCCTGGCGCGGCCCGGTGGACCTGATGCATGCCGGTGTGAAACGGATCGGCGCCCTGATGTTGCCCACGGTGTTCGGAGCTGCGGTTTACCAGATCAATATTCTCATAGGAACGCTCCTGGCCTCGTTACTGGCAGCAGGCAGTATTTCCTACCTGTATTACGCGGATCGCCTGGTTCAACTGCCTCTTGGAGTCTTTGGCGTGGCCTTGAGCACTGCCGCACTCCCCAGCCTGTCCCAGCTTGCCGCGGGAAGAGACATGGAGGGGTTTCGGCAGACCCTTAGCACCACCCTGAGCATGACCCTTTTTGTTTGCCTGCCCTCAGCCGCGGGACTGGCCGGAATGAGCCTGCCGATCGTTGATGCGGTATTTGGACGCGGTGCTTTTGGCGATGAGGCCGTGCAAGCCACAGCCTGGGCCCTGGTAGGATACAGCGCCGGCTTGCCGGCCTTTGCCTGTGTCCGTCCATTGGTATCGGCCTTCTACGCCATGGAGGACACCCGCTCCCCGGTCCTGGTCGCCGCTGTCTCTTTGCTGATCAATGTTGCCCTAAGCCTGGTGCTGATGCGCGTCTTGTCACACGTCGGCCTGGCCCTGGCCGCTGCGGTCTCTTCATGGGCCAATGTCCTGCTCCTGGGAATGATCCTGCGAAGGCGTATCGGTCCCTGGCTGACCGCTGGGCCGCAACTGAACCGGATGATCGTACTTAGCACAGCCCTGGGCGGCGCGGCCTTGGCCGTTTCTTCGCTGGGCAAACCAGCCATTCTCCTCATACCTATCCTGGCAGGTCTTTACGGGGTCCTGGCCCTGAAATGGAATATCACCGAAGCCCGAATGACCTGGAATCTGATCAAAAGTTTGTGTCGGAAATATCAACAACGTTCCAGTAATCCAAAATGA
- a CDS encoding ATP-binding protein, producing MQIVSLSDHDLHMRFPSTLENVDQASLLAQDFLREHLPNTDFFLVLLSLREALTNAVIHGNRKEALKAVDCHISLSADRLDIVVSDQGAGFPWRSRKWELPPPSSVSGRGLEIMRNSFDRIAFNQCGNQVTLQKRLNTSGVNTMLQIQHEGSKIVARVTENMVGSRIDGLRDALNDLINGGHTDVTIDLQGVDMVDSLGMGLLVATHNSLKAKQGRLSVVNVHPEIYNVLTTMRLDKHFTITRAT from the coding sequence ATGCAGATTGTCAGCCTAAGCGACCATGACCTGCACATGCGGTTCCCATCAACCCTGGAAAATGTGGATCAGGCCTCGCTATTGGCTCAGGATTTTTTGCGGGAACATTTACCCAATACGGATTTTTTCCTGGTCCTCCTTTCCTTGCGTGAGGCTCTGACAAATGCGGTGATCCATGGCAACAGGAAAGAGGCCCTGAAGGCGGTGGACTGTCACATCTCCCTCAGCGCGGATCGTCTTGACATCGTTGTCAGCGACCAGGGTGCGGGCTTTCCCTGGCGCTCCCGCAAATGGGAGTTGCCCCCGCCCAGCAGTGTGTCCGGCAGAGGCCTGGAAATCATGCGCAACAGTTTTGACCGGATCGCATTCAACCAATGTGGTAATCAAGTCACCCTCCAAAAGCGACTCAATACTTCAGGAGTGAATACTATGCTGCAAATCCAACACGAAGGTTCAAAAATCGTGGCACGGGTCACCGAGAACATGGTCGGATCGCGCATCGATGGACTACGCGATGCCTTGAATGATTTGATCAACGGCGGACACACCGACGTGACCATTGACCTTCAGGGTGTGGACATGGTTGATTCCCTGGGCATGGGCCTGCTGGTGGCGACGCACAACTCCTTGAAAGCCAAGCAAGGTCGGCTCAGCGTTGTCAATGTCCACCCGGAAATCTACAATGTCTTGACCACCATGCGTCTGGATAAGCACTTCACGATCACTCGAGCCACTTAA
- the ybeY gene encoding rRNA maturation RNase YbeY: MLRPRRPGPKPRGESPTGLPQPAEPRMLVDPAALRHPVLPLSRLELRDIMNRIFDAVNHCSGSRETSRLELRITSDRVITKLHRRHLGGAGPTNVLGFPDFQDNSSCTDWSTLSGAIVISADAVLREAVLYGQAPREHFIRLVTHAVLHLAGFAHGSDMDELTDQVLASLQEQPLSSSASSQP, from the coding sequence ATGCTGCGTCCCCGCCGCCCAGGCCCGAAGCCGCGAGGGGAATCCCCCACCGGTTTGCCCCAGCCCGCTGAACCCAGAATGCTGGTCGACCCCGCGGCTCTGCGGCATCCGGTTCTGCCCCTGAGCCGTTTGGAGTTGCGGGATATCATGAATCGGATTTTCGATGCCGTGAATCACTGCTCCGGCTCCAGGGAGACATCCAGACTGGAGCTACGCATCACTTCGGACCGCGTCATCACAAAACTGCATCGCAGACACCTGGGTGGAGCGGGCCCGACCAACGTTCTCGGCTTTCCGGATTTCCAGGATAATTCTTCCTGCACGGATTGGAGTACATTATCAGGGGCCATCGTGATCAGTGCGGACGCTGTACTCCGGGAAGCCGTACTGTACGGCCAGGCGCCCCGTGAACATTTTATTCGTCTGGTGACCCATGCCGTGCTGCACCTTGCGGGCTTCGCCCATGGCTCCGACATGGACGAGTTGACCGATCAGGTGCTCGCCAGCTTGCAGGAACAGCCGCTTTCCAGCTCCGCCTCCAGCCAACCATGA